In Streptococcus mitis, the DNA window GTCGTCTAAAATAGAGAAAGATGGAAATTTTTGAAATTCTTTCTCCAAATGCGCATCGTCTATCTGAAAATAACGTTCCATAAAAACAGCTGGATTTCGGCAACCTGATATATCTGCAATATCACCCAACAAAAGCTCCTGATCAACATTTTCACCGTATTCTAGCACTTTCAAAACCTGTTGATTGGTCAAACCTGATTTTTTTAACTTATAGATTTCATAGTTTGTAATTTTCATAAATAACTCCATTTCTTTTTCTACTCATCTATTTATTCGTAAAAAATCAAAAAAACATCCGACTATTTCAGCCAGATGTTGGAATTTTTAATTTTCGTTTTTAAGAATTTCTTCTAATTTATGATAGTCTTGGACACTATCGATTTCATAGATACTATTGCCTTCTAATTCTTCAACATAGACATCTAGCTCTTTGATATTGTCCTTAACCATATTGTCCCAGTAGAGATCAACAAATTCACCACTTGCATAAGCCTTGTCGATAAAGCTGACAATCTTTTCTGCTGTTAGAGCATCCCAGAAAGATACACCACTAAGAATACGACCTGCCTTGCTATCAACAATGATGTCTTGAACCTTGTAGTCATCTCCATAGACCAAGAACCATTCGTTGGTACAATCTTCACGATAAACACTAAAATAAGTCGAACGTGTTAAATCATTACGGAACATATTTTTAAAGAGATAGTTATCTGCATCAATAACATAGCTGTTGGCCAATTCTTCTTTTACAAGATAGAGAGAGTAAAAGTTATTGTAATCAGCGTATTTATCATTGAAAACGAGGCGAACACCGTATTTTTCTTTCAAATAATCGAATTGTTCCTTAAGGTAACCAACGATGATGATGATGTCATTGATTCCTTTTTCTTTGAGAAACTCAATTTGGTATTCAATCAAAGGTTTTTGATTAACCTGAACCAAGGCTTTAGGGGTATTTTCAGTCATAGGACGCAAGCGAGTTCCCAATCCCGCTGCTAAGATGATGGCTTTCACACGAATCTCCTTTATTCTTTAATAATAATATAAACTCCAGCAATGACGACAAGTGACGTAATAATTGTCAGCATATCTAACGGTGCACCTAAGAAAATAACTGCAAACAAGACAGTCCATACTACATAGCTCACGTTAAGACCTGTAGCCTTGGCTGGTTGCAAGCGATTTATAGCAATATAATAAGCCAAGTAGGAAATCATATCAAAGGCTGCAAAGACAATCATAAGACCTAGCAATTGCCCATTGGCCACTTCTGCAAATGACTGATGAGAGAAGAACACAATCACAAGATAGGACAAGAATGAAGTTACTTGACGGATTAAGAGGGCTTCGATTTCACTCAGTTCACTTTCCATAGCAAAAGAGCTAAGAACACTCTCACTTCCCCATGCAATAGCACAAACCAAAGCACAGAGAATCCCAATGTAGAAGGAATTAACCTGTTCAACCTTATAGGTCTGAGCAATTATCCCTCCAATAATCAAGACAATCCCAAACACAGTATTTTTCGAAATCTTGTGCTTCAAAAAGAAGAAAGCCAATAAAACTGAAATCGCAGGATAAATAGCCGATACTGATGACGCTAAAGAACTTCCGATATACTTAACTGCATAAAGATTGGCCTGCATACCGATAGGACCAGCTAGCAAGGCTCCGATAATCACACTCACATTGCGAATATTTAAGAAAATTGAAAGACGAACTTTTCCTTCTTTTACTAAGAGAAAAACTAGTAAGATAAAGATGCTCAAGAAATCGTGAGCAGCGGCCACCACAAAGGGCGACAAATCTGTAAAAATTGAAAAGATGTAAGCGCTGATTGTTAGACCTAAACCCCAGAAAACACCTGAGAGTAGGCCGAAGGAAACTCCATTTTTATTTTTCATCTGAACCTCCATAATAGGACAAACCTTTAACAGCTCTTTGGTAACGATTTACACCATAGTCACCAAAATCTGCACCTTGCTCTTCTTTATAGACTGTCCATAGACTCCAAATAGTATCTTGTAAAATTTTATAAATAGCAATCTTTTCACGAGAGACAGGTGTTTGGTCACTCTCATAGCGAGACAAGAAGGCTTCTTCCTCTTGAAGAGTGAATTCAGACTCTAAAAAGAGAGCAGCCAAATCCCACATTGGATCGTTCATTGATGAATATTCCCAGTCAATCAGATAAAGACGTCCTTGAGGTGATTCGATAAA includes these proteins:
- a CDS encoding sugar phosphate nucleotidyltransferase, whose product is MKAIILAAGLGTRLRPMTENTPKALVQVNQKPLIEYQIEFLKEKGINDIIIIVGYLKEQFDYLKEKYGVRLVFNDKYADYNNFYSLYLVKEELANSYVIDADNYLFKNMFRNDLTRSTYFSVYREDCTNEWFLVYGDDYKVQDIIVDSKAGRILSGVSFWDALTAEKIVSFIDKAYASGEFVDLYWDNMVKDNIKELDVYVEELEGNSIYEIDSVQDYHKLEEILKNEN
- a CDS encoding DMT family transporter, coding for MKNKNGVSFGLLSGVFWGLGLTISAYIFSIFTDLSPFVVAAAHDFLSIFILLVFLLVKEGKVRLSIFLNIRNVSVIIGALLAGPIGMQANLYAVKYIGSSLASSVSAIYPAISVLLAFFFLKHKISKNTVFGIVLIIGGIIAQTYKVEQVNSFYIGILCALVCAIAWGSESVLSSFAMESELSEIEALLIRQVTSFLSYLVIVFFSHQSFAEVANGQLLGLMIVFAAFDMISYLAYYIAINRLQPAKATGLNVSYVVWTVLFAVIFLGAPLDMLTIITSLVVIAGVYIIIKE